The Flavobacterium jumunjinense genome includes a region encoding these proteins:
- a CDS encoding DUF6048 family protein, with product MKHILKYTFSLVLFLFSWQGFSQDSLSTKKPLYPERYGLRVGIDLHRLTKSFYDKNYQGLEVVGDYRLTKKYYIAGELGNEEKTVNDDRVNFTTKGTYFKVGFDYNSYENWLDMENIVHIGLRYGLSSFSQNLNSYKIYDATNFYGENVVFPNEKFDGLNAGWIEVVGGVKAKLFNNLFLGFSLRLNYLVSQKKPETFDNLYIPGFNRTYDGKFGAGFNYALSYFIPIYKKNKEKSQIKK from the coding sequence ATGAAACACATATTAAAATATACTTTTAGTCTTGTACTATTCTTGTTTTCATGGCAAGGATTTTCTCAGGATAGTTTAAGCACAAAAAAGCCTTTATATCCTGAACGTTATGGTTTGCGTGTTGGCATCGATCTACATCGATTGACGAAATCGTTCTATGACAAGAATTATCAAGGTTTAGAAGTTGTTGGAGATTATCGACTAACTAAGAAATATTATATTGCAGGAGAATTAGGGAACGAAGAAAAAACTGTTAATGACGATAGAGTGAATTTTACGACTAAGGGAACTTATTTTAAAGTAGGTTTTGACTATAATTCGTATGAAAATTGGCTCGACATGGAAAATATTGTTCACATTGGACTTCGCTACGGATTGAGTTCTTTTAGTCAGAATTTGAATTCGTATAAAATTTATGATGCAACAAATTTCTATGGTGAAAATGTTGTTTTTCCTAATGAAAAATTTGATGGATTAAATGCAGGTTGGATTGAAGTTGTTGGTGGTGTTAAAGCAAAACTTTTCAATAATTTATTTTTAGGTTTTTCTTTGCGCTTGAATTATTTAGTTTCTCAGAAGAAACCAGAAACATTCGACAATCTTTATATTCCTGGTTTTAACAGAACCTATGATGGAAAATTTGGAGCTGGTTTTAATTATGCATTGAGTTATTTTATTCCAATCTATAAAAAGAATAAAGAGAAGAGTCAAATAAAAAAATAG
- a CDS encoding DUF6452 family protein, whose amino-acid sequence MKKYSIIALMVLFAVSFWNCEKDDLCAETTPTTPRVVIQFYNNVAPTELKPVTDLVIKEFGTDNKLVSNEAATDDARYLFNTSTVSVPLRTDAFETKFNFILNNGGTGEATDVLTFTYTKKDTYISRACGYKTTFEITNPTTISTTNWIQSVTVENVKIENEDETHIKIYF is encoded by the coding sequence ATGAAAAAATATAGCATCATTGCTTTAATGGTTCTTTTTGCGGTTTCTTTTTGGAACTGTGAAAAAGACGATTTATGTGCAGAAACTACACCTACTACTCCACGTGTTGTAATTCAGTTTTATAACAATGTAGCACCTACAGAACTTAAACCAGTTACAGATTTGGTTATTAAAGAGTTTGGAACAGATAACAAACTAGTTTCTAATGAAGCTGCTACAGATGACGCACGCTATTTATTCAATACAAGCACTGTTTCAGTTCCTTTACGAACAGATGCTTTCGAAACAAAATTTAATTTTATTCTTAATAATGGTGGTACAGGTGAAGCAACAGATGTATTGACTTTTACTTATACAAAAAAAGATACTTATATTTCTAGAGCTTGTGGTTATAAAACTACTTTTGAGATTACAAACCCTACAACTATTAGTACTACAAACTGGATTCAAAGTGTAACGGTAGAAAACGTAAAAATTGAAAACGAAGATGAAACACATATTAAAATATACTTTTAG